From the genome of Xiphophorus couchianus chromosome 6, X_couchianus-1.0, whole genome shotgun sequence, one region includes:
- the casq1a gene encoding calsequestrin-1a — translation MKWTWVLVAVLLSFGGQSLATESLDFPEYDGKDRVHNLDAKNYKSVMRKYDVMVVYYHDHPGSSRVAQRQFETEELALERAAQVLDEFEDEDIGVGLIDAKLDKVVAKKLGLEESDSIFIFTDDEVIEYDGELEADTLVEFIYDVLEDPVEIIDNSRELKGFESIEEDIKLVGYFKSHKSEHFEAFADAAEEFHPHIKFFATFNPKVAKALELKLDEVDFYESFLENPVVIPGKPYSEKELVKFIENNDRPTLRKLKPSNLYEIWDDDVGGEHIVAFAEESDIDGFEFLHKLKQVAEDNTDNPNLSILWIDPDDFPLLLPHWEKTFGIDLSHPQIGVIEADDADSVWMDIDNGEDLPSVDELEEWLEDVLSGDIDPEEDDDDDDDDDDDDEDDDDDDDDDDDDDDDDDDDDDDDDDDDDDDDDDDNDDDDDDDDDDDDDDDDDDDDDDYDDDDDDDDDDDDDDDDDDDDDDDDDDDDDDDDDDDDDDDDDDDD, via the exons ATGAAGTGGACATGGGTGCTTGTGGCAGTCTTGCTGTCATTTGGCGGGCAATCACTGGCCACGGAGAGCTTGGACTTCCCCGAATATGACGGCAAGGACCGAGTACACAACCTGGACGCCAAGAACTATAAGTCCGTGATGAGGAAGTACGATGTTATGGTGGTGTACTACCATGACCACCCCGGATCCAGCCGCGTCGCCCAGAGACAGTTTGAGACTGAGGAGTTGGCCCTCGAG cgtgCAGCCCAAGTCCTGGATGAGTTTGAAGACGAGGATATTGGAGTTGGACTCATCGATGCAAAGCTCGACAAGGTCGTTGCAAAGAAATTAG GCCTTGAAGAGTCCGACAGCATCTTCATCTTCACCGATGATGAAGTCATAGAGTACGATGGGGAACTTGAGGCAGACACTCTTGTGGAGTTCATCTATGAT GTTCTTGAGGATCCTGTGGAAATTATTGACAACAGCAGAGAACTGAAAGGCTTTGAAAGCATCGAAGAGGACATCAAACTGGTGGGCTACTTTAAGAGTCACAAGTCAGAAC ATTTCGAAGCGTTCGCAGATGCCGCTGAAGAGTTCCATCCTCACATCAAGTTCTTTGCGACATTTAATCCTAAG GTTGCTAAGGCCCTGGAGTTGAAGCTCGATGAAGTAGACTTCTATGAATCCTTCCTTGAGAATCCTGTGGTCATCCCAGGAAAACCTTACTCTGAGAAAGAACTGGTGAAATTCATTGAAAATAATGACAG ACCAACACTGAGGAAACTGAAACCCAGCAACCTATATGAGATCTGG GATGATGATGTTGGTGGAGAGCATATTGTCGCTTTTGCAGAAGAGTCCGATATCg ATGGCTTTGAGTTCTTGCACAAATTGAAACAAGTTGCAGAGGATAACACCGACAACCCCAACCTCAGCATTCTCTGGATTGACCCTGACGACTTCCCTCTG CTTTTGCCACACTGGGAAAAGACCTTCGGAATCGACCTGTCCCACCCACAGATTGGTGTCATTGAAGCTGATGAT GCTGACAGCGTGTGGATGGACATTGATAATGGGGAGGATTTACCCTCTGTGGATGAGCTGGAAGAGTGGCTTGAAGATGTATTGTCGGGAGATATTGATCCTGAGGAAGACGACGATGACGACGACGATGACGACGACGATGATGAAGACGATGATGACGACGATGACGATGATGACGATGACGACGACGATGATGACGACGACGATgatgacgacgatgatgatgacgacgatGATGACGATGACGACAATGATGACgacgatgatgacgatgatgacgaCGACGACGATGATGACGACGATGACGACGACGATGATTACGATGACGACGATGATGACGACGACGACGATgatgacgacgatgatgatgacgacgatgatgacgatgacgacgatgatgacgatgacgacgatgacgacgacgatgatgatgacgacgatGATGACGACGATTAG
- the LOC114147132 gene encoding crystallin J1A-like isoform X1 → MMTSAVANRAIGAIVGSAVADAAAQPLHWVYDLQKLKGILAQDPNPEFRSESANPFYRRQTGQQSCYGDQAYVLLESLSECGGLNVDDLKQRTLKFFGPGSEYDTPVNDPYRDRNGPRPQLPIEGPWRQASLKSFLKNVDAGKEETGCEMDCQIDGIAKLAPIVAFYAGQPDMLEKVEQAIRVTQNNDECVAETLAAARFLEHFILTGPDPKALDVVLNQLSDPSRKQPQDLDRAVIGHLHQVKENLSKSPQELIPAVFLNTUGLPGAFQAALHGVLTANQFETAVRDTMSCGGCTCSRASFIGACVGAQIGLEGIPASWLSRTSRSTSVLAHAKKITGHRL, encoded by the exons ATG ATGACTTCAGCTGTGGCCAACAGAGCAATAGGAGCCATTGTTGGATCAGCTGTTGCAGATGCTGCAG CTCAGCCTCTCCACTGGGTGTATGATCTCCAGAAACTGAAGGGGATCTTGGCTCAGGATCCGAACCCGGAGTTCCGCTCCGAGTCGGCCAATCCCTTCTATCGCAGGCAGACGGGCCAGCAGAGCTGCTACGGAGACCAGGCTTATGTGCTGCTTGAGTCCCTTTCAGAGTGTGGAG GTCTGAATGTTGATGATCTGAAGCAGCGGACTCTGAAATTCTTTGGGCCAGGGTCAGAGTATGACACGCCGGTCAATGATCCGTACCGAGACCGGAATG gcCCAAGACCTCAGCTGCCTATTGAAGGACCATGGAGACAAGCAAGCTtgaagagtttcttaaagaacGTCGATGCGGGCAAAGAGGAGACGG GCTGTGAGATGGACTGTCAGATTGACGGCATAGCCAAGCTGGCTCCTATAGTGGCTTTTTACGCCGGACAGCCGGACATGCTGGAAAAGGTTGAACAGGCCATCCGAGTCACCCAGAACAACGACGAATGTGTCGCCGAAACTCTGGCGGCTGCAAG GTTTCTGGAGCATTTCATCCTGACTGGTCCAGACCCAAAAGCTTTGGATGTGGTGCTAAATCAGCTCAGTGACCCCAGCAGAAAGCAGCCACAGGACCTGGACAGAGCAGTGATTG GGCACCTTCATCAAGTGAAGGAGAATTTGTCAAAGTCTCCACAGGAGCTGATCCCCGCTGTGTTTCTCAACACATGAG GTTTGCCAGGTGCATTCCAGGCAGCGCTGCATGGAGTCCTGACAGCCAACCAGTTTGAGACGGCCGTCAGAGACACCATGAGCTGTGGAGGGTGCACCTGCAGCAGAGCCTCCTTCATCGGAGCATGCGTTGGAGCCCAG ATCGGGCTTGAAGGAATCCCAGCGTCGTGGCTCAGCAGAACCTCACGATCCACCTCCGTGCTGGCGCACGCCAAGAAGATCACCGGCCACCGCCTGTGA
- the LOC114147132 gene encoding crystallin J1A-like isoform X2: MTSAVANRAIGAIVGSAVADAAAQPLHWVYDLQKLKGILAQDPNPEFRSESANPFYRRQTGQQSCYGDQAYVLLESLSECGGLNVDDLKQRTLKFFGPGSEYDTPVNDPYRDRNGPRPQLPIEGPWRQASLKSFLKNVDAGKEETGCEMDCQIDGIAKLAPIVAFYAGQPDMLEKVEQAIRVTQNNDECVAETLAAARFLEHFILTGPDPKALDVVLNQLSDPSRKQPQDLDRAVIGHLHQVKENLSKSPQELIPAVFLNTUGLPGAFQAALHGVLTANQFETAVRDTMSCGGCTCSRASFIGACVGAQIGLEGIPASWLSRTSRSTSVLAHAKKITGHRL; this comes from the exons ATGACTTCAGCTGTGGCCAACAGAGCAATAGGAGCCATTGTTGGATCAGCTGTTGCAGATGCTGCAG CTCAGCCTCTCCACTGGGTGTATGATCTCCAGAAACTGAAGGGGATCTTGGCTCAGGATCCGAACCCGGAGTTCCGCTCCGAGTCGGCCAATCCCTTCTATCGCAGGCAGACGGGCCAGCAGAGCTGCTACGGAGACCAGGCTTATGTGCTGCTTGAGTCCCTTTCAGAGTGTGGAG GTCTGAATGTTGATGATCTGAAGCAGCGGACTCTGAAATTCTTTGGGCCAGGGTCAGAGTATGACACGCCGGTCAATGATCCGTACCGAGACCGGAATG gcCCAAGACCTCAGCTGCCTATTGAAGGACCATGGAGACAAGCAAGCTtgaagagtttcttaaagaacGTCGATGCGGGCAAAGAGGAGACGG GCTGTGAGATGGACTGTCAGATTGACGGCATAGCCAAGCTGGCTCCTATAGTGGCTTTTTACGCCGGACAGCCGGACATGCTGGAAAAGGTTGAACAGGCCATCCGAGTCACCCAGAACAACGACGAATGTGTCGCCGAAACTCTGGCGGCTGCAAG GTTTCTGGAGCATTTCATCCTGACTGGTCCAGACCCAAAAGCTTTGGATGTGGTGCTAAATCAGCTCAGTGACCCCAGCAGAAAGCAGCCACAGGACCTGGACAGAGCAGTGATTG GGCACCTTCATCAAGTGAAGGAGAATTTGTCAAAGTCTCCACAGGAGCTGATCCCCGCTGTGTTTCTCAACACATGAG GTTTGCCAGGTGCATTCCAGGCAGCGCTGCATGGAGTCCTGACAGCCAACCAGTTTGAGACGGCCGTCAGAGACACCATGAGCTGTGGAGGGTGCACCTGCAGCAGAGCCTCCTTCATCGGAGCATGCGTTGGAGCCCAG ATCGGGCTTGAAGGAATCCCAGCGTCGTGGCTCAGCAGAACCTCACGATCCACCTCCGTGCTGGCGCACGCCAAGAAGATCACCGGCCACCGCCTGTGA
- the eif2b5 gene encoding translation initiation factor eIF2B subunit epsilon: MASKGGKQSRSSSGFTGRKGAGEQEEEEQPLQAVLVADSFNRRFFPVTKDQPRALLPLGNAAMIDYTLEFLTSTGVQETFVFCCWMASKIKAHLLKSKWCRPSSPNTIHIITSELYRSLGDVLRDVDAKSLVRSDFVLVYGDVVSNIDISQALQQHRHRRKMDKNISVMTMIFKESSPGHRSRCEEDDVVVAMDSKSQQILHYQKTQGIKKLHFPMNIFHSGSDEFEVRDDLLDSHISICSSQVAELFTDNFDYQTRDDFVRGILVNEEILGNQIHMHVTKDGYGVRVSNLLMYDSVSSDFVRRWFYPLTPESNFTDQEGRSCTYSRHNVYRGSGVSLGHGSQMVENVLIGCDTSIGANCCISNSVIGDSCTIGDNVTLDHAYIWNDVHIASNVAIRQSVVCDKAKVKEGVTLNKQCVLAYNVVIGPNISLPEGTVVSMHHPDEEEDEDADEFLSDDAEVGQSKDKTKQKIFNPAEVGAEGKGYIWKPGGLDDAEEEELSQCLWGLVLNPDPESDSEDSEPDDPDDLMIPSPEMDDVKVFQMEVMGTLQRGLEENIGCDNLVLEINSLKYAYNISLKEVMQILTSVVLEYPFQQQGPNLTPSQYVALLLPLLKKWAPVFKNYVKRAQDHLDCLAAFEEHFLEQESHWPAMVKVLMSMYELEILEEEMILRWFSQGATTDASRRLRKNQGLQKFIHWLEEAEESSEEDRE; this comes from the exons ATGGCTAGTAAAGGGGGAAAACAGAGCCGCTCAAGCTCCGGCTTTACTGGGAGGAAAGGTGCCggggagcaggaggaggaggagcagccgCTGCAGGCCGTTTTAGTCGCTGACAGCTTTAACCGGAGGTTTTTCCCGGTGACCAAGGACCAGCCGCGG GCTCTGCTGCCGCTGGGAAACGCTGCTATGATCGACTACACCCTGGAGTTCCTCACCTCCACCGGCGTGCAGGAAACCTTTGTCTTCTGCTGCTGGATGGCCAGTAAAATCAAGGCCCACTTATT GAAGTCAAAGTGGTGTAGACCCTCCTCTCCTAACACGATCCACATCATCACATCAGAGCTGTACCGCTCCCTTGGTGACGTGCTCCGGGATGTTGATGCAAAGTCTCTGGTGCGCTctgactttgtgttggtttatggAGATGTGGTGTCCAACATCGACATTAGTCAGGCCCTGCAGCAGCACAG GCATCGGAGAAAGATGGACAAGAACATCTCGGTCATGACGATGATCTTTAAGGAGTCCTCGCCGGGTCACAGGTCCCGCTGTGAAGAAGATGATGTCGTCGTGGCGATGGACAGCAAGAGCCAGCAGATTTTACACTACCAGAAAACACAGGGGATAAAGAAGCTGCACTTTCCAATG aacattttccacagtGGGAGTGATGAGTTTGAAGTCAGGGATGACCTCCTGGACTCCCACATCAGTATCTGCTCTTCGCAG GTTGCTGAACTTTTTACAGATAACTTTGACTACCAAACCAGGGACGATTTCGTCCGAGGGATATTGGTCAACGAAGAG ATCCTCGGCAATCAGATCCACATGCACGTCACCAAGGACGGCTATGGCGTCCGAGTTTCCAACTTGCTCATGTACGATTCCGTGTCGTCGGACTTCGTGCGTCGATGGTTTTACCCCCTTACGCCGGAGTCCAACTTCACGGACCAGGAGGGACGCAGCTGCACCTACTCTCGCCACAATGTCTACCGGGGATCCGGGGTCAGCCTGGGTCACGGCAGCCAGATGGTGGAAAACGTTCTTATAGGCTGCGACACCAGCATAGGTGCCAACTGCTGCATCTCCAACAGCGTCATTGGCGACAGCTGCACCATTG GTGACAATGTGACCCTGGACCATGCCTACATCTGGAATGATGTTCACATTGCCAGTAATGTGGCGATCAGACAGTCTGTGGTCTGTGACAAGGCCAAGGTCAAAGAGGGGGTGACCCTGAATAAGCAGTGTGTTCTGGCATATAAT GTGGTGATCGGGCCGAACATATCTCTGCCAGAAGGAACCGTCGTGTCCATGCACCACCCAgacgaggaagaggatgaggacGCTGACGAGTTCCTCAGTGATGACGCCGAGGTTGGGCAGAGTAAAgacaaaaccaaacagaaaa TTTTTAACCCAGCGGAGGTTGGAGCAGAAGGGAAAGGTTACATTTGGAAGCCCGGCGGTCTGGATGAcgcggaggaagaggagctgtcCCAGTGCCTGTGGG GTTTGGTGTTGAACCCGGATCCTGAGAGCGACAGCGAGGACAGTGAACCTGACGACCCCGATGACCTCATGATTCCCTCACCTGAGATGGACGATGTTAAAG TCTTCCAGATGGAGGTGATGGGGACTCTGCAGAGAGGTCTGGAGGAGAACATCGGCTGCGACAACCTGGTGCTGGAGATCAACTCTCTGAA GTACGCCTACAACATCAGTCTGAAGGAGGTGATGCAGATATTAACCAGCGTGGTGCTGGAGTACCCCTTCCAGCAGCAGGGCCCCAACCTCACTCCTTCACAATACGTTGCTCTGCTTCTACCC CTGTTGAAGAAATGGGCACCAGTCTTTAAGAACTATGTGAAGAGAGCCCAGGACCACCTAGACTGCTTAGCTGCCTTTGAGGAACACTTTCTGGAGCAGGAGAGCCACTGGCCTGCTATGGTCAAG GTCCTCATGAGCATGTACGAGCTGGAGATCCTGGAGGAGGAGATGATACTGCGCTGGTTTTCTCAGGGAGCCACGACAGACGCAAGCAGACGGCTCCGAAAGAACCAGGGG CTTCAGAAGTTCATCCACTGGCTGGAAGAGGCGGAGGAGTCTTCAGAAGAAGACAGGGAGTAA
- the mul3 gene encoding mitochondrial ubiquitin ligase activator of nfkb 1-A, translating into MGDSSPNPLVLIGMGTSIAFSGLFYKLYREKKEEIKMLKKIPVFKPDDHLLKVLNASSHKRLQYVAVEGVVQADGEVLQSKFVPRCHGVIQKVVVEERWKYWNYLTRTWNSRTINKNETNNSVPFSLVQPGSYIADVHVKVQNPLEASGCHMERVYSKMRRAQEGLAEMVAQGLSGEKPMAMVESEQMLRVGSSLTGFGEVVLEGGRVVRLRAPQDGRSYILVPSDYRSFMDRHEASASMWKTLTAMTGLTGASLFAAVLYKAFGKQDDRSR; encoded by the exons ATGGGTGACTCTTCTCCAAACCCCTTGGTGTTGATCGGTATGGGCACTAGCATTGCCTTCTCCGGTTTGTTTTATAAGCTCTACCGGGAAAAGAAGGAGGAGATAAAAATGCTCAAG AAAATCCCAGTTTTCAAACCTGATGATCATTTACTTAAAGTGCTGAACGCATCTTCGCACAAACGACTCCAGTATGTTGCTGTTGAAG GCGTTGTTCAGGCTGATGGGGAGGTCCTGCAAAGCAAATTTGTCCCTCGATGCCATGGTGTGATTCAGAAGGTTGTGGTGGAAGAGCGCTGGAAATACTGGAACTATCTCACCAGGACTTG GAACTCCCGGACAATCAACAAGAATGAGACCAACAACTCTGTCCCCTTCAGTTTAGTCCAGCCCGGTTCTTACATCGCCGACGTTCACGTGAAGGTGCAGAACCCCCTGGAGGCCTCGGGGTGCCACATGGAGAGGGTTTACTCCAAAATGAGACGCGCTCAGGAGGGTCTGGCGGAGATGGTGGCGCAGGGTCTGAGTGGCGAGAAACCTATGGCCATGGTGGAGAGCGAACAGATGCTGCGTGTGGGAAGCAGCCTGACGGGGTTCGGAGAGGTGGTGCTGGAGGGTGGCCGGGTGGTCAGGCTGCGGGCCCCGCAGGACGGACGCAGCTACATCCTGGTGCCCAGCGACTACAGGAGCTTCATGGACAGACACGAGGCTTCGGCCAGCATGTGGAAGACGCTGACGGCTATGACCGGCCTCACCGGGGCTTCTCTGTTCGCCGCCGTCTTGTACAAAGCGTTCGGAAAACAGGACGACAGATCCAGATAG